A single window of Halobacillus naozhouensis DNA harbors:
- a CDS encoding WXG100 family type VII secretion target: MSNNIRLTPDELREFARQYNTESSNVQELISRLDGMSGQLQEIWEGASSEAFASQYQELRPSFERMSTLLAEVSQQLNSTATTLEDTDQQIAGQIRG, translated from the coding sequence ATGTCGAATAATATCCGTTTGACACCAGATGAACTTAGAGAGTTTGCTAGACAGTATAATACCGAGAGTTCTAATGTACAAGAATTGATCTCACGCTTGGATGGCATGAGCGGCCAGTTACAAGAAATCTGGGAAGGTGCTTCTAGTGAAGCGTTTGCTTCTCAGTATCAGGAGCTGCGTCCTTCATTTGAAAGAATGAGCACATTGCTAGCTGAGGTTTCTCAACAGCTGAACAGCACAGCTACTACATTAGAAGATACAGATCAACAAATTGCTGGACAAATTCGCGGCTAA